One Phaseolus vulgaris cultivar G19833 chromosome 11, P. vulgaris v2.0, whole genome shotgun sequence genomic window carries:
- the LOC137833377 gene encoding nuclear/nucleolar GTPase 2-like isoform X2, producing the protein MFEKGQSKLYKVIDSSDVVVQVLDARDPQGTRCYHLEKHLKENCKHKHMVLLLNKCDLVPAWATKGWLRVLSKEFPTLAFHANINKSFGKGSLLSVLRQFARLKRDKQAISVGYPNVGKSSVINTLRTKNV; encoded by the exons ATGTTCGAAAAGGGTCAAAGTAAGCTTTACAAAGTGATAGATTCTTCTGATGTTGTTGTACAG GTTCTAGATGCGAGGGATCCACAAGGCACAAGATGTTACCATTTAGAGAAGCATTTGAAGGAAAATTGTAAGCACAAACACATGGTGCTTTTATTGAACAAG TGTGATCTAGTTCCTGCTTGGGCAACAAAAGGATGGCTTAGAGTTTTGTCTAAAGAATTTCCAACTCTGGCATTCCATGCAAACATTAACAAGTCCTTTGGAAAA GGTTCTCTTCTATCTGTACTTAGACAATTTGCACGTTTGAAACGGGATAAGCAAGCAATATCTGTTGGATATCCAAATGTTGGGAAGTCATCAGTAATCAACACTTTGCGTACAAAGAAT GTGTAG
- the LOC137833377 gene encoding nuclear/nucleolar GTPase 2-like isoform X1 has product MFEKGQSKLYKVIDSSDVVVQVLDARDPQGTRCYHLEKHLKENCKHKHMVLLLNKCDLVPAWATKGWLRVLSKEFPTLAFHANINKSFGKGSLLSVLRQFARLKRDKQAISVGYPNVGKSSVINTLRTKNACKVAPIPGETKV; this is encoded by the exons ATGTTCGAAAAGGGTCAAAGTAAGCTTTACAAAGTGATAGATTCTTCTGATGTTGTTGTACAG GTTCTAGATGCGAGGGATCCACAAGGCACAAGATGTTACCATTTAGAGAAGCATTTGAAGGAAAATTGTAAGCACAAACACATGGTGCTTTTATTGAACAAG TGTGATCTAGTTCCTGCTTGGGCAACAAAAGGATGGCTTAGAGTTTTGTCTAAAGAATTTCCAACTCTGGCATTCCATGCAAACATTAACAAGTCCTTTGGAAAA GGTTCTCTTCTATCTGTACTTAGACAATTTGCACGTTTGAAACGGGATAAGCAAGCAATATCTGTTGGATATCCAAATGTTGGGAAGTCATCAGTAATCAACACTTTGCGTACAAAGAAT GCCTGCAAAGTTGCTCCAATTCCAGGGGAAACGAAAGTCTAA